One genomic region from Rhinoraja longicauda isolate Sanriku21f chromosome 8, sRhiLon1.1, whole genome shotgun sequence encodes:
- the LOC144596108 gene encoding cyclin-dependent kinase 2-like isoform X7, with protein sequence MDNFQKVEKIGEGTYGVVYKAMNKVTGEMVALKKIRLDAEMEGVPSTAIREISLLKELNHRNIVRLLDVIHSEKKLYLVFEFLNQDLKKYMDSAPPTGLPLQLVKSYLFQLLQGVAFCHSHRVLHRDLKPQNLLINDGGAIKLADFGLARAFGVPVRTYTHETTISGDR encoded by the exons ATGGACAACTTCCAGAAGGTGGAGAAGATCGGTGAGGGCACCTATGGTGTGGTCTACAAGGCTATGAATAAAGTGACGGGGGAGATGGTGGCTCTGAAAAAGATAAGACTGGACGC GGAAATGGAAGGAGTGCCAAGTACTGCTATTCGAGAAATCTCATTGTTAAAAGAATTGAATCATCGAAATATTGTGAg ACTGCTAGATGTTATCCACAGTGAAAAGAAATTGTACTTGGTGTTTGAATTTCTCAATCAAGATCTGAAGAAGTATATGGACTCTGCTCCACCTACTGgactccctttgcaattagttaaG AGTTATCTATTCCAGCTGCTTCAAGGTGTCGCATTCTGTCACTCTCACAGAGTTCTTCATCGAGACCTGAAACCACAAAACTTGCTCATTAATGATGGTGGTGCAATCAAGTTGGCAGATTTTGGATTGGCAAGAGCTTTCGGAGTTCCTGTGCGCACATATACTCATGAG accacaatcagcggGGATAGGTGA